A part of Onthophagus taurus isolate NC chromosome 7, IU_Otau_3.0, whole genome shotgun sequence genomic DNA contains:
- the LOC111416760 gene encoding cytochrome c oxidase subunit 6C-1-like yields the protein MSGAVSRAARPEMRRLLHNQIKKNLIVSIGLCVVAGVGQYFLINAPAKERYVKFFSTYNIEAEFNRMKNLGLFDSCGPSD from the exons ATGTCGGGAGCTGTTAGTAGGGCGGCAAGGCCCGAGATGAGACGTCTCTTGCACAACCAGATTAAAAAGAACTTGATTGTCTCGATTGGATTGTGTGTGGTGGCTGGAGTAGGTCAATATTTCCTTATTAATGCCCCTGCGAAAGAACGATACGTAAAGTTTTTTTC gaCGTATAACATTGAAGCGGAATTTAACCGCATGAAAAACTTGGGTTTATTCGATTCATGTGGCCCTAGCGATTAG